In the genome of Eschrichtius robustus isolate mEscRob2 chromosome 2, mEscRob2.pri, whole genome shotgun sequence, the window aaaaggatgaaGATATAGTACACAGTTCCACGAGGGGACTTAAAATCTTTCTCCCAGAATGTTTCTCCAAACAATAGAGGAAAAACAGGACATGCATATGAAAACAATGAGTAAATGCCTAATATCTGTGTACCGAATACTGTCTCTAGTAACTGTTAGAAATCGGGAAGTGCTTGTCTGGGgatgaaggtgaggggatggactAGAACAGGCAGGAGGGCTTTGGGGGAAGATAATTATGTTCTATACCTTGCTTCCTCTGGTGATTACGCAAGTATATGCAATTTTCAGAAGTCATTCCCAGAATGCTTACGTGTACATTTCATTGTACACTAATTGTATCtcagtgggaaaaaaatgtaaacatccTATGCAGTCATCAGGAAAAGAGGTCTCTGGGCCTGTGCAGTACAAGGTTTCCTAGTTTGAGGAATGTGGCATTAAGTAGAATCTCTACTAGGAAATAGATAGCTGGTTTTTAGCTGTGACCCTATGTTACTTCAgggttaacaacaaaaaaaattggtAAACAAAAGACATATGATGCTGCCTAGGACAGGCAAAATCTCTCCACAAGAAAGCAGATCCTAATGCCAGACAACATAGACTTGATGTATATGGTTTCAGGCTTCAGGCTTCTCATTTCTGAGGTTATCGAGATGGTAGATTTGGTTCTTGGATAAAAATTGGAACTTTCTGCCTTTGTCATTCGAATACTATTGTGGAGATGACCATTTAGGCTGctcttctgtattttatttattaaagactgtgattgagtttattttattttttaaattaatttttattggagtatagttgatttacaatgttgtgttcgtttctgctctacagcaaagtgaatcagttattcctatacatatatccactcttttttagattcttttcccatataggtcattacagagtattgagtagacttccctgtgctatatagtaggtccttattagttagctattttatatatagtagtgtgtatatgtcaattccaatctctcaatttatctcttccccacttcccccttggtaaccatagtttgttttctacatctgtgactctatttctgttttgtaaataagttcacttgtaccatttttttagattccacatataagcgatatcatatgatatgatatttgtctttctctgtctgacttacttcactcagtatgacagtctctaggttcgtccatgttgctgcagatgacattatttcattcttctttatggctgagtaatatttcactgtatatatgtatgtaccacatcttctttatccattcatctgtcaatggacatttaggttgctttcatgtcctggctattgtaaatagtgctgcaatgaacattggggtgcatgtatcttttcgaattatggttttctctggatatatgcccaggaatgggattgctggatcatatggtagttctatttttagttttttaaggaaccctcaTACTtttctacatagtggctgtaccaatttacattcccatcaacagtatgggaagtttcccttttctccacaccttctccagcgtttattgtttgtagattaaaaatttgttttgtaatttaatttaatttattttttatacagcaggttcttattagttatctattttatgcatattagtgtatacatgtcaatcccaatctcccaattcatcccaccaccaccacccgccctgccactttccccccttggtgtccatacgtttgttctctacatctgtgtctctacttctgccctgcaaacaggttcatctgtaccatttttctaggttccacatatatgcattaatatatgatatttgtttttctctttctgacttacttcactctgtatgacagtctctagatccatccacatctctacaaatgacccaatttcgttcctttttatggctgagtaatattccattgtatatatgtaccacatcttctttatccattcgtctgtcaatgggcatttaggttgcttccatgacctggctattgtaaatagtgctgcagtgaacattgaggtgcatgtgtctttttgaattatggttttctctgggtatatgcccagtagtgggattgctgggtcatgtggcaattctatttttagttttttaaggaacctccatactgttctccatagtggctgtatcaatttacattcccaccaacagtgcaagagggttcccttttctccacaccttctccagcatttgttgtttgtagattttctgatgatgcccattttaactggtgtgaggtgatacctcattgtagttttgatttgcatttctctaataattagtgatgttgagcagcttttcatgtccttcttggccatctgtatgtcctctttggataaatgtctatttaggtcttctgctcattttttgattgggttgtttgtttttttaatattgagctgcatgagctgtttatatattttggagattaatcctttgtccgttgattcatttgcaaatattttctcccattctgagggttgtctttttgtcttgtttgtagtttcctttgctttgcaaaagcttttaagtttcactaggtcccatttgtttatttttgtttttatttctattactctaggaggtggatcaaaaaagatcttgctgtgacttacatcaaagagtgttcttcctatgttttcctctaagagttttatagtgtctggtcttacatttaggtttctaatccattttgagtttatttttgtgtatgttgctagggagtgttctaatttcattcttttacatgtagctgtccagttttcccagcagcacttattgaagaggctgtcttttctccattttatattcttgcctcctttatcaaagataaggtgaccataggtacgtgggtttatctctgggctttctatcctattccattggcctgtatttctgtttttgtgccagtaccctattgtcttgattactgtagctttgtagtgtagtctgaagtcagggagtctgattcctccagctccattttttcccctcaagactgctttggctatttggggttttttgtgtctccatacatattttaagactttttgttctagttctgtaaaaaatgccactggtaatttgatagggattgcattgaatctgtagattgctttgggtagtatagtcattttcacaatattgattcttccaatccaagaacatggtgtatctctccatctgtttgtgtcatctttgatttctttcatcagtgtcttatagttttctgagtacaggtcttttaactccttaggtaggtttattcctaggtattttattctttttgctgcaatgatgaatgggattgtttccttaatttctctttctgatctttcgttgttagtgtataggaatgcaagagatttctgtgcattaattttgtatcctgcaactttaccaaattcattgattagctctagtagtttactggtggcatctttaggattctctatgtatagtatcaagtcatctgcaatcttgtttgtagatttttcgatgatggccattctgacctgtgtgaggtgatacctcattgtagttttgattcgaatttctctaaaaattagtgatgttgagcatctttacatttgctttttggccatctgtttatcttctttaggGAAATATCTACttagatctgcccattttttcattgtgtTTCTGTGATTGATTGTAAACCTTTAGAGTTGACCTTTAAACCACAGAAGGTTAAAAGATACCAAATAAGGAAATCTGagggataaatgaataaaaaatgaaagcaaagcaaAAGAACTAATAAATAATACCCAAAGGTGGTTCTCTGAGCAGATTCACATTGAGGAGACCCATTAAATACACAGATATTGGAGAACATCTGACTTGGCATTTGCCCTCTGCAAaggtgagagggagagagcagaCCTATTTCAATAGAATTTTCCCAGCTAAGATTTTCTTGAGGTTTCACAGTAGTTAAGATTTGTTCAGAGTGGTTTTTGCGGGGAAATCTTGACATTGTATTTCTAATCTTTTTTGGTTAAAGGTGTAATAGTCCATATTTACTTCCCTGTTCTGCCTTTATCTGCCCCAGAATATTTATGCCACTGTGGGTGTGTATGTAGGACCTTCcttattttcttgcctccttcatttcCCTCATATCACTTTTGAACTGATATATTAATCATTACTTTATTATCTACCTCCTACCATCATATGGGATCGTCTAGGCCTCATAcattatttgtatacattgctCATGTCTTCTCAGTTCCTAGCACAGGGACATAACTTAATTATTTGCTGAGAGATTAAAGGAGAACGCCAGAGGGAAGAACTTAAAAGGAGATACAGGCCTCCAGGCTTCTCCAGGCTCCTTCAAGGGAACGCCAACTGAGTCaactgaataaaatatttcattctttttctcttcataatGCCCAGCAGCAGTTTATACTGTGTAAACCATATTTagactttaaattttttctataaccacaagaaaccaaaaagaaataactgagatcttttttttttctttttctttttttggctgcgatgagtctttgttgctgcgtgcaggctttctctagttgtggtgagcgggggctactcttcgttgtggtgcacgggcttctcattgtggtggcttctcttgttgcggagcacgggctctaggtgcgtgggcttcagtagttgtggcacgtgggctcagtagttgtggcttgcgggctctagagcgcagtctcagtagttgtggcgcacgggcttagttgctccgtggcatgtgggatcttcccggaccagggctcgaacccgtgttccctacattggcaggtgggttcttaaccactgcgccaccagggaagcccctgagatcatttttaataaattttatttaacccaagatATCCAAAACATTTCAACATAGTAAGTGGTAGTGGAGCTATTTAAATCCTTCATATGGAGTATTCAAAATTCACTGGATACTATATATTCATCAGATGTAACTGATTTGTGTTTAGATCTCAAAAAATTACAGTTGAAAGGATAGTTTCCAATACCCAAAATATTTGCAATAATTGTCTGCATACAGGTGTGAGGCCAGGTGCTCCGGAGCCCTGGGTGCAGATTTAGCCTCGGACTCCGGTGTCCTGAGTAGTCATCACATGGCCTCCAGACCCACCCTCTGACCCAGAGTGCCAAGAGTCACCACAGGATGAATACAGTGCATcagtgaagggtgtgtgtgtctgaACACGTTTACTGACCAACTGGAAATATCCAAATATccgtggataaacaaaatgtggcacagCCATACATTTGAATACTATTCTACAATTATAAGGAACAAAATACTGATGTGTGTTTTTCACATGGATAACTATGAAAAatcattctgctaagtgaaagaagccagatacaaaagatcatctattgtatgattccatttatataaaatagctaGAAAAGGCTTATAGAGACAGAAGCAAATAAGTGGTTGCCTAGGACTGAGGTGGCAGTTAATATTACCTGCAAATGGGCACAGGGGAACTTTCTAGGGTGATaggaatgttctaaaactggattgtggtgatgattgcataAGTAAAAATTTACCAAAACTATCGCCCTTATGCTTTCAATGGCTGAATTTCATGATATATAAATTAtccctcaataaagctattaagtaaattttaaaaagttttattctgGACTCACTCAAGGTGAATTGAAAAGTTCTACCTTTGTTTTCAGCATGCATTATTACACACCAATATTATTATGGTTACCACTCTGAATTGCAACATGTTTACCTCTTTGGTCCCCAGTTTTTTTCGTATGAAGTAGGCAATAAAAACACTATGGATTAAACTTAGTGGAATCAAATTGAATTAAAGCCACACTGAATATCTTTttcccaaggggggaaagcggggtggtggtggtgggatgaattgggagattgggattgacatatatacactaatatgcataaaatagataactaatgagaacctgctgcagaaaaaaataaattaaattttaaaaaccccactGTGGATTAAACTCAGTGGAATCAAATTCAATTAAAGCCCCACTGAATATGTTTTTCCTTACTAATAAATTACGATTTTCCAGTAATTTGAAGATCTTACTATATACCCagtatttgttttgtgtttgtttttgtcgtTTTTGCCCCCACAGTCCTTAGTTCCATTCATGGTGTTGTTTGGATATTCTTCATAGTCTTCATCACGTGTCTCAGCTTTGGTTCCTCAGAAGCAGGTGCCGAATCAAGGATTTATGTGGAAGCACATTATTGGAGGGAGCAAGGACCATGGAACATAGGTTAGAGAAAAGGGAAGTGATACAGGGCAGAAAACACATCCAATAAAGCTCATCTTAAGTTAGCTTGCACACGAGTGAGCAGAGTTTTCATCCTGTAGGGAAATTCTGGAAAATGGCACAAAATCCAAACTTAGAATGATCCCAGGTAAGGGGTGAAGAAGACGGTATACCCCACACCTATCCATCAAGAACTGTCCCTCGTGGGGCATAATTCTCCATCAGGTCTGCTGTCACGCGTTGGGAAAAGTAGGTTCCACCTGGTGCTGACAGTGGCAGTCAGGCTGCTGTGCAGTGGGGATGGTGAAGGGATCCCAGGGAATGTTGGAGAAATGCTGACAGCTTCTACCACTCCACCCTTTGCTGCAGACTCAATTCTATCAATATTCTTCTCAAAAAGTGGACTAAGTTCTGAATACATTCCACAAGTGTGTAACTACCACTCCTGCTGGCACCTCCAAAGAGTGTCTTCCCCCCAAATAAGCCAcaagagaaaacaatttttattctATTGCATTCATTATTAGATGTTTTAGGATATTGGGGTGTATCTTAAAACTGCAATGATAGCAAATAAAGGTccagcaaaacaaaagaaagaggaaaggaagggagggagggggagggagggaggaaggaagaaggcaaaGAATGAAGCAATATCTCATAATTATTCTATGCTATATACTTCTATGAATCATGTGAAAAAACTAACTTTCAAAACTAGATTCCCACTCTTGAAGCTGAAAATCTACTCACAGTTTTCAGGAAAATGTTGGATAGCAAAGTTAGGAATGTGGGCATAGTGTTAGGTTTTCAGGGTAGACTCCATTCCATTCCCAATCTGTTTGAAAAATGAGATAAATGAGAGAAAACACCTTTTGACAATTTTGTCAAGATAACATAAAACATACACAGAACAAGAACAGCCTTTTTATGTGAAGCACTTTGGTTATGACTGTTGTATGATTTTCATTCCACTTCTTCCagagaaaagcaaacacacaGACAAATTAACGTGAAGAACATGAACATTTGAGAGGATAATTTTGGGGAAACCATGCCATATGTGGTATAAGTGTTTCAAATCTAATGTTGGAAATGGAATGGCTGTAAGAAACCCAGCCCAAGATGGAAATGTATGGGCTGCAAACAGGAAGGGAAAGTCAAAAGGAATTACTGAGGAGGGTGTTGAGGAGAAACTaatacaaacacaaataaaagCCAAGTCATAGGTGCTTTGAGAATGGAAGAAATGAAGGATGTcttttaagggaaaagaaaatcaggAGATATAAATTCACAAAATTTGTTTTTGCTGCCCACAGTGTCCACTTAGTTCTGAGGCCAGTGGCCCCTCACAGACAAGTGGTACCTAAACCGAGGAGCCTTCCCAGGGCCCCCTTCACATCCTTGTTCCTCAGGCTGTAGATGAAGGGGTTCAGCATGGGGGTGAGCACGGTGTACATGACTGAGGCAATGGAGCTTCTCTGGGGAGAATGGGTCACAGCAGAAGTGAGATAGATCCACACGCCTGTCCCGTAGAACAAGGAAACCACAGAGAGGTGAGACCCACAGGTGGAAAATGCTTTATATTTTCCCGCTGCAGAGGAGATTCTCATTAAAGAGAAGACAATTCGAGAGTAAGAGAAGAGGATTCCAGTGAGGGGAAACACACCCAGCAGGGCAGTGGCCACAAACAAGAAGATGTTATTGATGAGGGTGTCAGAGCAGGCCACCTTGAGAATCTGAGCCAGTTCACAGAAGAAATGTGGAATTTCAGTGTCAGTACAGAAGGTCAGCCGCCTCAGCAGTAGAATATGAAGCAGGGGAACCCAGAAAGTGATGAACCAACACATCAGAACCAGGAGG includes:
- the LOC137758959 gene encoding olfactory receptor 7D4-like, which gives rise to MGAGNHTGVSQLLLLGLSDDPELQPLLFGLFLSMYLVTVLGNLLIILAVSSDSHLHTPMYFFLANLSFVDICFVSTTVPSMLVNIQTQSKGISYIGCLTQVYFFMIFAVMDSFLLTVMAYDRFVAICHPLHYMVIINPRFCGLLVLMCWFITFWVPLLHILLLRRLTFCTDTEIPHFFCELAQILKVACSDTLINNIFLFVATALLGVFPLTGILFSYSRIVFSLMRISSAAGKYKAFSTCGSHLSVVSLFYGTGVWIYLTSAVTHSPQRSSIASVMYTVLTPMLNPFIYSLRNKDVKGALGRLLGLGTTCL